One part of the Gossypium raimondii isolate GPD5lz chromosome 1, ASM2569854v1, whole genome shotgun sequence genome encodes these proteins:
- the LOC105784260 gene encoding protein kinase STUNTED — protein MVIKKEITASSKLVVHHGELVKSALFPKDLVSIYVFSDTDLNLLRARMTKECRKTRREFDRVKRNNLSYTSSQTSSRRKVIKKIAKRCAAMAVFIRRNPEETLWRWMSYASYSVKRLLPITALLGVDKREIILEILPVHHLQGFRLNLTSQLYLNKISASLRYADQEPGSEEAESPVCRTISNVASDDIGGLQEDNSIPNHNGKAVLLNSISIIRRELPEPCLGWPLLRRKSPANQEFKKHADRDTSVVEWVLGLPNRGTTVVDLIALHSNQTSINAKRNINDSYIENHKAECNAEDSVSSNMKDLEPKSKPGWPLLRITASTTSDSCSEFEDTKMPSPMVERVMNTAIQSKEEDNHVGIEKSLPALRKMPNDLELRCKQFRLRELKQATSGFSPENLIGEGGCSNVYKGFLPSGKPVAVKILKSYKEAWSDFSLEVDIVSSLRHKHITPLIGVCVENDHLISVYDLFPAGSLEEILHGQNKKSVLPWEVRFKMATAVAEALKYLHNECYPHVIHRDVKSSNILLSDDFQPQLSDFGLAIWGPMDATNMIDSNVVGTFGYIAPEYFMEGRVSDKIDVYSFGIVLLELLSGRRPISSKAMEKQESLVQWAKALLERRDLPALVDPALDGDFDVAQLHRMVLAATLCLNQSDIHRPKASQILQILRGEQEPTEGYNLHATYMKVPNNQEDDGLRKLYAYLSVPFSDDDDSTSKCSYSIRCKTGKKRHLMLKEYLRKC, from the exons ATGGTGATTAAGAAGGAAATTACAGCAAGCAGCAAGCTGGTTGTTCATCATGGCGAGCTTGTAAAATCAGCACTGTTTCCAAAGGATTTGGTCTCAATTTATGTATTTTCTGATACAG ACCTTAATTTGCTTAGGGCGAGGATGACAAAAGAATGCAGGAAAACTCGCAGGGAATTCGATAGAGTGAAAAGG AACAATCTTAGCTACACAAGTTCACAAACAAGTTCAAGGCGAAAGGTTATAAAGAAGATAGCTAAGCGTTGTGCTGCCATGGCTGTATTTATAAGAAGAAACCCAGAGGAGACTCTCTG gagGTGGATGTCATATGCCAGCTATAGTGTAAAGCGATTGCTGCCAATTACTGCTCTTCTGGGAGTTGACAAGCGAGAGATCATCTTGGAAATACTTCCAGTTCACCATTTACAAG GTTTCAGGTTAAATTTGACATCTCAATTGTATCTCAATAAGATCAGTGCTAGCTTGAGATATGCAGATCAGGAACCAGGGTCTGAAGAAGCTGAATCTCCTGTATGTCGGACCATCTCCAATGTAGCAAGTGATGATATTGGAGGCCTGCAAGAAGACAATTCTATTCCCAATCATAATGGCAAGGCTGTTCTCTTGAATTCCATATCTATAATCCGAAGAGAACTGCCGGAACCATGTCTTGGGTGGCCTTTACTTCGAAGAAAATCTCCTGCAAACCAAGAGTTCAAGAAACATGCAGATAGGGATACGTCTGTTGTGGAATGGGTATTGGGCCTGCCTAATCGAGGTACCACTGTTGTCGACCTGATTGCTTTGCATTCGAATCAGACCAGCATCAATGCCAAAAGAAATATTAATGATTCTTATATTGAGAATCACAAGGCTGAATGCAATGCAGAAGATTCAGTTTCTTCGAACATGAAAGATTTGGAACCAAAATCAAAGCCTGGTTGGCCTCTTCTCCGCATTACAGCTTCCACTACTTCAGATTCTTGTTCAGAATTTGAAGATACAAAAATGCCATCGCCAATGGTTGAGAGGGTGATGAACACAGCTATTCAATCGAAGGAAGAGGACAATCATGTAGGAATAGAAAAATCTTTACCAGCACTAAGAAAGATGCCGAATGACTTGGAGCTTCGTTGCAAGCAGTTCAGGCTCAGAGAGCTTAAGCAAGCAACTTCTGGATTCTCACCAG AAAACTTGATTGGAGAGGGAGGATGCAGCAATGTATACAAAGGGTTTCTTCCAAGTGGCAAGCCAGTGGCtgttaaaattctaaaatcatACAAAGAAGCTTGGAGTGACTTCTCCTTGGAAGTTGATATTGTTTCTTCGTTGAGACATAAGCATATCACGCCACTAATTGGAGTTTGTGTTGAAAATGACCATCTCATCTCAGTCTATGACTTGTTTCCAGCAGGGAGTTTAGAGGAGATTCTCCATG GTCAAAACAAGAAATCTGTGTTGCCGTGGGAGGTCAGGTTTAAAATGGCCACAGCAGTTGCCGAGGCTCTAAAATACCTGCATAATGAATGCTATCCACATGTTATTCACAGAGATGTAAAATCCTCCAATATTCTTCTCTCTGATGATTTTCAGCCACAG TTATCTGATTTTGGGCTAGCCATCTGGGGACCAATGGATGCAACCAACATGATTGACAGCAATGTGGTAGGAACCTTCGGATATATAGCTCCTGAATATTTCATGGAAGGAAGGGTCAGTGATAAGATCGACGTATACTCCTTCGGCATCGTGCTTTTAGAATTGCTATCAGGAAGAAGGCCCATAAGTTCAAAAGCTATGGAAAAACAAGAAAGCTTGGTCCAGTGG GCTAAGGCATTATTAGAAAGAAGGGATCTCCCAGCATTAGTGGATCCAGCATTAGATGGAGATTTCGATGTTGCACAACTGCATAGAATGGTTCTCGCTGCAACCCTCTGCCTCAATCAGTCAGATATACACCGTCCAAAAGCGAGCCAG ATACTACAAATATTGCGAGGAGAGCAGGAGCCAACAGAGGGCTATAatttacatgccacatatatgAAGGTGCCAAATAACCAGGAAGATGATGGCCTTCGCAAACTATATGCCTATCTTTCAGTTCCATttagtgatgatgatgattcaACATCCAAATGCAGTTATAGCATAAGATGTAAAACTGGAAAGAAGCGTCATTTAATGCTGAAGGAATACCTTAGAAAATGCTAA
- the LOC105784278 gene encoding uncharacterized protein LOC105784278 isoform X1 gives MKSLVIRVCLEEWELGVCIHSLIDLDRTLNQCEITPSPPNFNFLEAIVIFWSSIPACLNFILCCAIKLEREKVLPKTEQKLHKKREKEKKKERKEKDKTQGAIKKLKKLDDVLDAYKDDQLERSDLTEEHEPPVCYISDGSQNSHKRKRETASYNECRVDGNIIKIRFSLKKPRASDASISSEEPACSSSGRTDSIQEPSCTIASVPEQKLRHDDRRKEQGSSSSGTLLEAALQYKTLIEDWMPPLLEAELNDGGDEDWLLTKKQLGKPAAKRPDDNDHTCVASASLHPCAHFLPAAEIYALPYTVPF, from the exons ATGAAAAGCTTGGTAATTCGTGTCTGTTTAGAGGAGTGGGAACTGGGTGTTTGTATTCATAGTCTGATTGATCTTGATAGAACCCTAAACCAATGTGAAATTACCCCCTCCCCgccaaactttaattttttggaAGCAATCGTGATCTTTTGGTCTTCCATTCCCGCCTGTCTAAATTTCATATTGTGTTGTGCAATAAAGCTCGAGAGAGAAAAGGTTTTGCCAAAAACAGAACAGAAATTACATAAGAAGAGGGAGaaggagaaaaagaaggaaaggaaagaGAAGGATAAAACTCAAGGTGCCATCAAGAAACTTAAGAAGCTTGATGATGTTCTAGATGCATATAAAGATGACCAATTGGAGAGAAGTGATCTTACTGAAGAACATGAACCGCCAGTTTGCTATATATCTGATGGCAGCCAAAACAGTCACAAGAGGAAAAGGGAAACTGCTTCCTATAATGAATGCAGGGTTGATG GAAACATTATAAAGATTAGATTTTCCTTGAAAAAGCCCCGGGCATCTGATGCATCAATCAGCAGCGAAGAACCTGCCTGCTCTAGTTCTGGTAGGACAGATTCAATTCAAGAGCCAAGTTGTACTATCGCTTCTGTGCCTGAACAGAAACTGCGGCATGATGATAGAAGGAAGGAGCAAGGCTCCTCTTCTTCTGGAACATTGCTGGAGGCTGCACTGCAGTATAAAACCTTGATTGAGGATTGGATGCCACCTCTTCTCGAAGCTGAGCTGAATGATGGTGGTGATGAAGACTGGCTTCTAACTAAAAAGCAGCTAGGGAAACCCGCGGCCAAAAGACCTGATGACAATGATCATACATGTGTTGCGAGTGCAAGTTTGCACCCGTGTGCACATTTTCTTCCGGCAGCTGAGATTTATGCACTGCCTTATACAGTTCCATTTTGA
- the LOC105784278 gene encoding uncharacterized protein LOC105784278 isoform X2, with protein MSRCFPYQRPAGYLRQGLVESIKLEREKVLPKTEQKLHKKREKEKKKERKEKDKTQGAIKKLKKLDDVLDAYKDDQLERSDLTEEHEPPVCYISDGSQNSHKRKRETASYNECRVDGNIIKIRFSLKKPRASDASISSEEPACSSSGRTDSIQEPSCTIASVPEQKLRHDDRRKEQGSSSSGTLLEAALQYKTLIEDWMPPLLEAELNDGGDEDWLLTKKQLGKPAAKRPDDNDHTCVASASLHPCAHFLPAAEIYALPYTVPF; from the exons ATGTCGCGGTGTTTTCCTTATCAACGTCCGGCGGGGTATTTAAGACAGGGATTGGTCGAATCGATTAAG CTCGAGAGAGAAAAGGTTTTGCCAAAAACAGAACAGAAATTACATAAGAAGAGGGAGaaggagaaaaagaaggaaaggaaagaGAAGGATAAAACTCAAGGTGCCATCAAGAAACTTAAGAAGCTTGATGATGTTCTAGATGCATATAAAGATGACCAATTGGAGAGAAGTGATCTTACTGAAGAACATGAACCGCCAGTTTGCTATATATCTGATGGCAGCCAAAACAGTCACAAGAGGAAAAGGGAAACTGCTTCCTATAATGAATGCAGGGTTGATG GAAACATTATAAAGATTAGATTTTCCTTGAAAAAGCCCCGGGCATCTGATGCATCAATCAGCAGCGAAGAACCTGCCTGCTCTAGTTCTGGTAGGACAGATTCAATTCAAGAGCCAAGTTGTACTATCGCTTCTGTGCCTGAACAGAAACTGCGGCATGATGATAGAAGGAAGGAGCAAGGCTCCTCTTCTTCTGGAACATTGCTGGAGGCTGCACTGCAGTATAAAACCTTGATTGAGGATTGGATGCCACCTCTTCTCGAAGCTGAGCTGAATGATGGTGGTGATGAAGACTGGCTTCTAACTAAAAAGCAGCTAGGGAAACCCGCGGCCAAAAGACCTGATGACAATGATCATACATGTGTTGCGAGTGCAAGTTTGCACCCGTGTGCACATTTTCTTCCGGCAGCTGAGATTTATGCACTGCCTTATACAGTTCCATTTTGA